The sequence CAACGGAGCCCAAGACTCCGTCAGTTTCTGGGGGTACGACACTTACGGTTTCAGCATCTTCCCCTATTACAAGGCAAAATACTATTCAACCGGAGAATTCGGCATAGGCGCAGTATTTGCATCTAGCATCCAATACTCTGGCAGCATCAGCGGATACCACTCCTACCAATTTTGGGCAACTCCTATATCTGAGGAAACAGGCGTTACGTTCGAAGCTATAGGCCGTTCCGTAAAAGATTTTGACGCCCATGTGCGCTGCATCAAAAATTAGTAAGCCGGACAAGTTCAAAATATGAGAAACGCTCCTGATTTCAGGAGCGTTTTTTAGTTGAATTCGACGCAAAAGCCAATATGCAAAAACGGAACTAAAGCACGCCCTTGCTGCTCGGAATGCCCTTCACCGTGCGGCTCGGGGCAATCGCCATCGCCACGGCGCGAGCGAAAGCCTTGAAAATCGATTCCAGGCAATGGTGATTGTCATTGCCGTAGAACAGTTCCACGTGCAAGTTCATGCGGGCGTTTTCACAAAGGCTCTTGAAGAAGTGTTCGAACATCGAAGCTTCGATTCCGCCTGCCATAGCAGCCGGCAGCTTCACGTTCCACACAAAACCAATGCGGTTGCTAAAGTCGATGCAAACACGGCTCAAAGCCTCGTCCATCGGCACAAAGTAGAATCCGTAGCGTTCGATACCTTTCTTGTCGCCGA comes from Fibrobacter sp. UWB15 and encodes:
- the hisB gene encoding imidazoleglycerol-phosphate dehydratase HisB produces the protein MRSTNLTRKTGETDIALSLNLDDSTPGKIDSGNGFLDHMLNLFQIHGGIHLDLTCKGDIHVDMHHSMEDIAIVLGQAFVECLGDKKGIERYGFYFVPMDEALSRVCIDFSNRIGFVWNVKLPAAMAGGIEASMFEHFFKSLCENARMNLHVELFYGNDNHHCLESIFKAFARAVAMAIAPSRTVKGIPSSKGVL